A stretch of Phoenix dactylifera cultivar Barhee BC4 unplaced genomic scaffold, palm_55x_up_171113_PBpolish2nd_filt_p 000130F, whole genome shotgun sequence DNA encodes these proteins:
- the LOC103698048 gene encoding zinc finger CCCH domain-containing protein 24-like, with protein sequence MCGGPERLKHSPSPSPSPSTSPSLFTSEQRSSSSPSVDMNHLTLETDDNFSSLLELVADNDADGLRRAVDEYPSAVDEIGLWYGRKKGSNRMVLEPRTPLMVAATYGSIEVLQLILSSSSVDVNRCCGPDKTTALHCAASGGSANAVDAVKLLLSAGADASLVDANGHRPADVIAVPPKLVEVKLALEELLGSPSGGNRRFLRLSTSTSSFSSPPLSLSPDEDGSPSSDSSASPTAGKFHDHLPASVASEKKEYPVDPSMPDIKNSIYATDEFRMFSFKVRPCSRAYSHDWTECPFVHPGENARRRDPRKYHYSCVPCPDFRKGACRRGDLCEYAHGVFECWLHPAQYRTRLCKDGTSCTRRVCFFAHTNEELRPLYVSTGSAVPSPRSSASAAMEMAAAMSLLPGSPSSVSVMSPTPFTPPMSPSANGGGHSSLAWPQPNVPALHLPGSNLQSSRLRTSLSARDMPADEFSVLPELEAAQQQLSDFCFSPSQSRLGSSLAGNRPVRSTTLASSNLDDLFSAEISSSPRYNSDQGGVFSPSHKSAVLNPFQQQQQQSLLSPVNTNSVFSPKAVDPQQQLSGHSTLLQASLGVSSPGRMSPRNMEPLSPMSSRLAALAHREKLQQQLRSLSSRDLSSNNGVPSMVGLPGNSSWSNWGSPSGKVDWGVDGAELGRYKRSASFELGSGGEEPDVSWVQSLVSPPEAKEEHETNTLGSNGGGGASDGSNNSNNQLDGSDHTVLGAWLEQKQLDQLVA encoded by the coding sequence ATGTGCGGTGGTCCAGAGCGCCTGAAACACTCGCCGTCTCCGTCTCCGTCTCCGTCTACATCTCCATCGCTGTTTACTTCTGAACAAAGGAGTAGCTCCTCGCCGTCAGTCGATATGAACCATCTAACGTTAGAGACCGACGACAACTTTTCCAGCCTCCTCGAGCTCGTCGCCGACAACGACGCCGACGGGTTACGGAGAGCCGTCGACGAGTACCCCTCCGCCGTCGACGAGATCGGCCTATGGTACGGCCGCAAGAAGGGCTCCAATCGGATGGTCCTCGAGCCCCGGACGCCCCTCATGGTCGCCGCCACCTACGGTAGCATCGAAGTCCTCCAATTAATTCTCAGTTCGTCCTCCGTCGATGTCAACCGCTGCTGTGGGCCCGACAAGACCACTGCCCTCCACTGCGCTGCCTCCGGCGGCTCGGCGAACGCTGTCGACGCCGTGAAGTTACTACTCTCTGCTGGTGCTGATGCCAGTTTGGTCGATGCCAACGGCCATCGCCCGGCCGATGTGATCGCCGTCCCTCCAAAGCTGGTTGAAGTCAAACTAGCCCTTGAGGAGCTCCTCGGAAGCCCCAGCGGTGGCAACCGCCGGTTTCTCCGTCTGTCGACGAGCACGTCGAGCTTCAGCTCGCCACCGTTATCCCTGTCGCCCGACGAGGATGGATCGCCTTCGTCCGATTCATCCGCCTCTCCGACGGCCGGAAAGTTCCATGACCATCTTCCAGCTTCCGTGGCGTCGGAGAAGAAAGAGTACCCGGTGGATCCCTCCATGCCTGACATCAAGAACAGCATCTACGCCACCGATGAGTTCCGGATGTTTTCTTTCAAGGTGCGGCCCTGCTCCCGGGCTTATTCCCATGACTGGACCGAGTGTCCTTTCGTTCACCCTGGAGAGAATGCTCGCCGGAGGGATCCGAGGAAGTACCACTATAGCTGTGTTCCTTGCCCGGACTTCCGGAAGGGCGCGTGTAGGCGGGGGGACCTGTGCGAGTATGCTCACGGGGTTTTCGAGTGCTGGCTCCACCCGGCGCAGTATCGCACGAGGCTCTGCAAGGATGGAACCAGCTGCACCCGCCGGGTCTGCTTCTTTGCTCACACTAACGAGGAGCTCCGCCCGCTTTATGTCTCGACTGGCTCCGCCGTGCCGTCTCCTCGGTCCTCTGCCTCAGCGGCAATGGAGATGGCGGCGGCGATGAGCCTCCTGCCGGGGTCCCCGTCTTCTGTTTCGGTGATGTCGCCGACCCCTTTTACGCCTCCCATGTCGCCGTCCGCCAATGGCGGAGGACACTCTTCCCTGGCCTGGCCCCAGCCGAATGTGCCTGCGCTGCATCTTCCGGGGAGCAATCTCCAGTCCAGCAGGCTTCGCACTTCTCTCAGTGCGAGAGACATGCCTGCCGATGAATTCTCCGTGCTGCCGGAGCTTGAAGCAGCACAGCAACAGCTCAGTGATTTCTGCTTCTCACCCAGCCAATCTCGCCTTGGCTCGTCCTTAGCTGGGAATCGGCCTGTTCGTTCTACTACCCTGGCATCATCCAATCTTGATGACCTCTTCTCTGCGGAGATTTCGTCATCTCCGAGGTATAATTCTGATCAGGGAGGTGTTTTCTCGCCATCCCATAAGTCGGCTGTGCTCAATCCgttccagcagcagcagcagcagagccTGCTCTCACCCGTCAACACCAACAGCGTGTTCTCTCCCAAAGCGGTGGATCCCCAGCAGCAGCTCTCTGGCCACTCCACTCTGCTGCAGGCCTCGTTGGGGGTCTCATCCCCCGGCCGGATGTCTCCCCGAAACATGGAGCCGCTCTCGCCTATGAGCTCCCGTCTTGCTGCTCTTGCCCATCGAGAGAAGCTCCAGCAACAGCTGCGCAGCCTCAGTTCTCGTGATCTCAGTTCGAACAACGGCGTCCCTTCCATGGTGGGTTTGCCTGGGAATTCTTCGTGGTCCAATTGGGGATCCCCATCAGGGAAGGTCGACTGGGGAGTTGATGGAGCCGAGCTCGGCCGATACAAGCGCTCGGCTTCATTCGAGCTTGGTTCTGGGGGCGAGGAGCCTGATGTTTCCTGGGTGCAGTCGCTAGTGAGCCCACCAGAGGCGAAGGAGGAGCATGAAACAAATACCTTGGGGAGCAATGGCGGTGGAGGGGCTTCGGATGGCTCAAACAATTCTAATAACCAATTGGATGGATCAGATCATACAGTTCTTGGGGCCTGGTTGGAGCAGAAGCAGCTCGATCAGCTCGTCGCCTAG